A part of Thermus oshimai DSM 12092 genomic DNA contains:
- a CDS encoding alpha/beta hydrolase, which yields MREERLRLAGLPALLKRPENPKGLLLVLHGLQGSKEHILGLLPGYAERGFALLAFDAPRHGEREGPPPSAKSPRYVEEVYQAALGFKEEALRVAEEAERRFGLPLYLAGGSLGAFVAHLLLSQGFRPRAALAFIGSGFPMKLPKGQVLEDPRVQALYEAPPALRGAGYGGVPLLHLHGTKDLIVPLERMEKTVEALRPHYPEGRLARFVEEGAGHTITPLMARVGLAFLEAWGEGA from the coding sequence ATGAGGGAAGAACGCCTCCGCCTCGCAGGGCTTCCCGCCCTCCTCAAGCGGCCGGAAAACCCCAAGGGCCTCCTCCTCGTCCTCCACGGCCTCCAGGGGTCTAAGGAGCATATCCTGGGTCTCCTTCCGGGCTACGCGGAAAGGGGCTTCGCCCTTCTCGCCTTTGACGCCCCCAGGCACGGGGAACGGGAGGGGCCGCCCCCTTCCGCCAAAAGCCCCCGCTACGTGGAGGAGGTGTACCAGGCGGCCCTGGGGTTCAAGGAAGAGGCCCTAAGGGTGGCGGAGGAGGCGGAAAGGCGTTTCGGCCTCCCCCTGTACCTGGCGGGGGGAAGCTTAGGGGCCTTCGTGGCCCACCTCCTCCTTTCCCAGGGCTTCCGGCCCAGGGCGGCTTTGGCCTTTATCGGAAGCGGCTTCCCCATGAAGCTCCCAAAGGGGCAGGTCCTGGAAGACCCCAGGGTGCAGGCCCTCTACGAAGCCCCCCCGGCCCTAAGGGGCGCGGGCTACGGGGGGGTGCCCCTTCTCCACCTCCACGGCACCAAAGACCTCATCGTCCCCCTGGAGCGCATGGAGAAGACGGTGGAGGCCCTAAGGCCCCACTACCCCGAAGGCCGCCTGGCCCGCTTCGTGGAGGAGGGGGCGGGGCACACCATCACCCCCCTCATGGCCCGGGTGGGCCTGGCCTTCCTCGAGGCCTGGGGGGAAGGGGCCTGA
- a CDS encoding aspartate aminotransferase family protein: MGYIQLKTPIPGPKSRALQERRAQAVTRALAQANPIAVARAHGALVEDVDGNVLIDLAGGIGALAVGHTPEGVVEALKAQAERLIHMCAIVANYEPYVALAEALNRLFPGPGPAKTLLANGGAEAVENAVKIARAYTGRPAVMVFEGAYHGRTNLTMAMTSKYALFKKGFGPFAPEVYRLPVPNLYRTPKGMTEEAYLDWSLWNLENALIAHVDGSALAAIVIEPVLGEGGFIPVPHPFLRKLREIADRTGALLVVDEVQSGSGRTGKMWAIEHAGVAPDLLVSAKSLGAGMPISAVTGRAEVMDAPHVGGVGSTYGGNPLAAAAALEALRILETPGFLERAQAIEAKVREVFEPLKAEVPALGDVRGVGAMMALEFVKDPKGKEPWPEFVLELVRRNAEKGVITIRAGLYSNALRFLPPLDIPLDMLEEALEVVRENIREVYAALA, from the coding sequence ATGGGATACATCCAGCTGAAAACCCCCATTCCCGGCCCTAAGAGCCGGGCGCTCCAGGAGAGGCGGGCCCAGGCGGTCACCCGGGCCCTGGCCCAGGCCAACCCCATCGCCGTGGCCCGGGCCCACGGGGCCCTGGTGGAGGACGTGGACGGGAACGTCCTCATTGACCTGGCCGGGGGGATCGGGGCCTTGGCCGTGGGCCACACCCCGGAGGGCGTGGTGGAGGCCTTAAAGGCCCAGGCGGAGCGCCTCATCCACATGTGCGCCATTGTGGCCAACTACGAGCCCTACGTGGCCCTGGCCGAGGCTTTAAACCGCCTCTTTCCCGGCCCCGGCCCCGCCAAGACCCTCCTGGCCAACGGGGGGGCGGAGGCGGTGGAGAACGCGGTGAAGATCGCCCGGGCCTATACGGGTAGGCCTGCGGTGATGGTGTTTGAAGGGGCCTACCACGGGCGCACCAACCTCACCATGGCCATGACCTCCAAGTACGCCCTTTTCAAAAAGGGCTTCGGCCCCTTCGCCCCTGAGGTCTACCGCCTGCCCGTGCCCAACCTCTACCGCACCCCCAAGGGGATGACGGAGGAGGCGTACCTGGACTGGTCCTTGTGGAACCTGGAAAACGCCCTCATCGCCCACGTGGACGGCAGCGCCCTGGCGGCCATTGTCATTGAGCCCGTCCTGGGGGAGGGGGGGTTCATCCCCGTGCCCCACCCCTTTTTGCGTAAGCTCCGGGAGATCGCCGACCGCACCGGGGCCCTTTTGGTGGTGGACGAGGTCCAGTCGGGCTCGGGGCGCACGGGCAAGATGTGGGCCATTGAGCACGCGGGGGTGGCCCCGGACCTTCTGGTCTCCGCCAAGAGCCTGGGGGCGGGGATGCCCATCAGCGCCGTTACCGGGCGGGCGGAGGTCATGGACGCCCCCCACGTGGGCGGGGTAGGGAGCACCTACGGGGGGAACCCCCTGGCGGCGGCGGCGGCCTTGGAGGCCCTGAGGATCCTTGAGACCCCCGGCTTCCTGGAGCGGGCCCAGGCCATTGAGGCCAAGGTGCGGGAGGTTTTTGAGCCCCTAAAGGCCGAGGTCCCGGCCCTGGGGGATGTGCGGGGCGTGGGGGCCATGATGGCCCTGGAGTTTGTGAAGGACCCAAAGGGCAAGGAGCCTTGGCCCGAGTTCGTCCTGGAGCTGGTGCGCCGCAACGCGGAAAAGGGGGTCATCACCATCCGGGCCGGCCTCTACTCCAACGCCCTCCGCTTCCTGCCCCCTTTGGACATCCCCCTGGACATGCTGGAAGAGGCCTTAGAGGTGGTTCGGGAGAACATCCGGGAGGTGTATGCCGCCCTTGCCTGA
- a CDS encoding GNAT family N-acetyltransferase, translating into MPPLPEPLLLSEDGRFAVVRSEPWMAEALEEIQEKSFPTLSREERMTREHYLSHLRIFPEGQHAVVEVATGKVVACSTDFRTRVDFHHYQHRYIEAVAGNWLTNHDPEGDWLYGADIGVLPEYRGLGLSRLLYQARQDLVRRLGLKGHVAGSMPKGYHLHAREMPIEEYVHRVVRGELTDPVLSVQLRRGYRVYGIIPDYLEDPSCLNYGVFVVWRNPEVGW; encoded by the coding sequence ATGCCGCCCTTGCCTGAGCCCCTTTTGCTTTCCGAGGATGGGCGCTTCGCCGTGGTGCGCTCGGAACCCTGGATGGCGGAGGCTTTGGAGGAGATCCAGGAGAAGAGCTTTCCCACCCTTTCCCGGGAGGAGCGCATGACCCGGGAGCACTACCTCTCCCACCTGCGCATCTTCCCCGAGGGGCAGCACGCGGTGGTGGAGGTGGCCACGGGAAAGGTGGTGGCCTGCTCCACGGATTTCCGCACCCGGGTGGACTTCCACCATTACCAGCACCGCTACATCGAGGCGGTGGCGGGCAACTGGCTCACCAACCACGACCCGGAAGGGGACTGGCTTTACGGGGCGGACATCGGCGTCCTCCCCGAGTACCGGGGTCTGGGGCTTTCCCGGCTTTTGTACCAGGCCCGGCAGGACCTGGTGCGCCGCCTTGGGCTTAAGGGCCATGTGGCGGGGAGCATGCCCAAGGGCTACCACCTCCACGCCCGGGAGATGCCCATAGAGGAGTACGTGCACCGGGTGGTGCGGGGGGAGCTCACCGATCCTGTCCTCTCCGTGCAGCTCAGGCGGGGGTACCGGGTTTACGGCATCATCCCCGACTACCTGGAGGACCCCTCCTGCCTCAACTACGGGGTCTTCGTGGTCTGGCGGAACCCGGAGGTGGGCTGGTGA
- the speA gene encoding biosynthetic arginine decarboxylase: MKAAKRFSPKEAEEIYLVPHWGAGFFRVGEEGELEVTPLGPKGPAASMLEIVEALRDEGRPLPMLLRFPQILEARVRELNEAFRSAMEKYGYGGGYRGVYPVKVNQRRLVLETVARAGRPYHHGLEAGSKAELALILAQDLSEEALITTNGFKDDDFIRLALMGRKLGRNVVVTLEKFAELSRVVRLSRELGVEPQIGIRYKLKAKGAGQWENSGGEHAKFGLTTPEILKAVEILKAEGLLQSLVMVHAHIGSQVTDIRKIKAAVREAAQTYVQLRKLGAPVRYLNLGGGLAVDYDGSKTNFYASANYTLPEYAEDLVYVTKEVVEAAGEPHPTLVTESGRALTAYHSVLVLEVTDVITPPGEARPSPPPEDAHPLVQELWEGLQGLSAKNFREVYHDAFSDKETLQTLYDLGLVSLRDRALAEEIFYHIARRVYALAQELPYTPDELEDLEKLLADKLVCNFSIFQSLPDAWAIHQLFPIVPLSRLDERPTRRATLVDISCDSDGKIDRFIDLHDVRHTLPVHPVRPGEPYYLGVFLVGAYQDVLGSNHNLFGQVGEAHVTVGEEGFAIERFVPGETAEKVIEKMGFTARELALGVEKLVRQSRLSPAAKGAFLERYARELQGYTYLED, translated from the coding sequence TTGAAGGCGGCCAAGCGCTTTTCCCCCAAAGAGGCTGAGGAGATCTACCTGGTCCCCCACTGGGGGGCGGGGTTTTTCCGGGTGGGCGAGGAGGGGGAGCTGGAGGTGACCCCCCTAGGCCCCAAGGGCCCCGCGGCGAGCATGCTGGAGATCGTGGAGGCCCTTAGGGACGAGGGGCGGCCCCTCCCCATGCTCCTCCGCTTCCCCCAGATCCTGGAGGCCCGGGTGCGGGAACTGAACGAGGCCTTCCGGAGCGCCATGGAGAAGTACGGCTACGGGGGGGGCTACCGGGGGGTCTACCCGGTGAAGGTGAACCAGCGCCGGCTGGTCCTAGAAACCGTGGCCCGCGCGGGGAGGCCCTACCACCACGGCCTCGAGGCGGGGAGCAAGGCCGAGCTGGCCCTCATCCTGGCCCAGGACCTTTCCGAAGAGGCCCTCATCACCACCAACGGCTTCAAGGACGACGACTTCATCCGCCTGGCCCTCATGGGCAGGAAGCTGGGCCGGAACGTGGTGGTCACCCTGGAAAAGTTTGCGGAGCTTTCCCGGGTGGTGCGGCTTTCCCGGGAGCTTGGGGTGGAGCCCCAGATCGGGATCCGCTACAAGCTCAAGGCCAAGGGGGCCGGGCAGTGGGAGAACAGCGGCGGGGAGCACGCCAAGTTCGGCCTCACCACCCCGGAGATCCTGAAGGCGGTGGAGATCCTGAAGGCGGAGGGCCTCCTCCAGAGCCTGGTCATGGTCCACGCCCACATCGGCAGCCAGGTGACGGACATCCGCAAGATCAAGGCCGCGGTGCGGGAGGCGGCCCAGACCTACGTCCAACTGCGGAAGCTCGGGGCCCCCGTGCGCTACCTGAACCTGGGCGGGGGGCTGGCGGTGGACTACGACGGCTCCAAGACCAACTTCTACGCCTCGGCCAACTACACCCTGCCCGAGTACGCGGAGGACCTGGTGTACGTGACCAAGGAGGTGGTGGAGGCCGCGGGGGAGCCCCACCCCACCCTGGTCACGGAGTCCGGCCGGGCCCTCACCGCCTACCACAGCGTCTTGGTCCTGGAGGTCACGGACGTCATCACCCCGCCGGGGGAGGCGCGCCCAAGCCCGCCCCCGGAGGACGCCCACCCCCTGGTCCAGGAGCTTTGGGAGGGGCTTCAGGGCCTTTCCGCCAAGAACTTCCGCGAGGTCTACCACGACGCCTTCTCCGACAAGGAAACCCTCCAGACCCTCTACGACCTGGGCCTGGTGTCCTTGAGGGACCGGGCGCTGGCGGAGGAGATCTTCTACCACATCGCCCGCCGGGTCTACGCCCTGGCCCAGGAGCTCCCCTACACCCCGGACGAGCTGGAGGATCTGGAAAAGCTCCTGGCCGACAAGCTGGTCTGCAACTTCTCCATTTTCCAAAGCCTCCCCGACGCCTGGGCCATCCACCAGCTCTTCCCCATCGTGCCCCTCTCCCGCCTGGACGAGCGCCCCACCCGGAGGGCCACCCTGGTGGACATCTCCTGCGACTCCGACGGGAAAATCGACCGCTTCATTGACCTGCACGACGTGCGCCACACCCTCCCCGTGCACCCCGTGCGCCCGGGGGAGCCCTACTACCTGGGGGTCTTCCTGGTGGGGGCCTACCAGGACGTGCTGGGCTCCAACCACAACCTCTTCGGCCAGGTGGGGGAGGCCCACGTGACCGTGGGGGAGGAGGGCTTCGCCATTGAGCGCTTCGTCCCCGGGGAAACGGCGGAGAAGGTCATTGAGAAGATGGGCTTCACCGCAAGGGAGCTCGCCCTAGGGGTGGAGAAGCTGGTGCGGCAAAGCCGGCTTTCCCCCGCGGCCAAGGGGGCCTTCCTGGAGCGGTACGCCCGGGAGCTTCAGGGCTACACCTACCTTGAAGACTAA
- a CDS encoding aldehyde ferredoxin oxidoreductase C-terminal domain-containing protein, with protein sequence MRRSLRLDLKERKAFWQEVPLEEAAFGGRYRTAKLLMEREAYRFDPLSPENPLVFAVGPLAGTSFSNANRTSVGTRSPLTLGIKEANGGGTFGYALGQLGLSYLVLEGQAPEWTVLRLTREGEVFFEPAEGLLGLGNYEAARRLFSAYGQKIAFALLGPVGEYGGLLSGIAFSDVDGRPSRLAARGGVGAVMASKRVKAIVVEVAGRPLVQDKPKATEALRRYAALLRQDPLVMQFYNAIGTMGMADFQNAFGGLPVRNFREGRLAPPEAFRMGGQYIAPLNKARGGKHTHACMPGCVIQCSNVIVDERGEEIVSPLEYETIGLLGTNCGLNDPDQVAHLNRLANDLGIDTIEAGATLALLLEKGEAPWGDYAFLRKKLEALYTPTEEARFLAQGTARVGEALGLKRVPVIKRQAISAYDPRVVEATGVTMMVTAQGADHTAGNAPRLETRAMPVEEILLASHQAQVNAAANDSLGLCVFGGSVTNKNQDLVREAIFGVLGVELPGEYWTRLGEEVLRLEHRFNHLAGFTHEDDRLPAFFYEEPLPPKGYTARFRPEDLAPLYAKLHGD encoded by the coding sequence GTGCGGCGGTCTTTACGGCTTGACCTGAAGGAGAGGAAGGCCTTTTGGCAGGAGGTCCCCTTGGAGGAGGCCGCCTTCGGGGGGCGGTACCGGACGGCTAAGCTCCTCATGGAACGGGAGGCCTACCGCTTTGACCCCCTTTCCCCGGAGAACCCCCTGGTGTTCGCCGTGGGGCCCCTGGCGGGCACCAGCTTTTCCAACGCCAACCGCACCAGCGTGGGCACCCGGAGCCCCCTCACCCTAGGGATCAAGGAGGCCAACGGCGGGGGCACCTTCGGCTACGCCCTGGGGCAGCTGGGCCTTTCCTACCTGGTCCTGGAAGGCCAGGCCCCGGAGTGGACCGTCCTCCGCCTCACCCGGGAGGGGGAGGTCTTCTTTGAGCCCGCGGAAGGGCTTTTGGGACTGGGGAACTACGAGGCGGCGAGGAGGCTCTTTTCCGCCTACGGCCAGAAGATCGCCTTCGCCCTTTTGGGCCCCGTGGGGGAGTACGGGGGGCTCCTATCCGGCATCGCCTTCAGCGACGTGGACGGGCGCCCTTCCCGCCTGGCCGCCCGGGGCGGGGTGGGGGCGGTGATGGCCTCCAAGCGGGTGAAGGCCATCGTGGTGGAGGTGGCGGGCCGCCCCCTGGTGCAGGACAAGCCCAAGGCCACGGAGGCCCTGAGGCGCTACGCCGCCCTCCTCCGCCAGGACCCCCTGGTCATGCAGTTTTACAACGCCATCGGCACCATGGGGATGGCGGACTTCCAGAACGCCTTCGGGGGGCTGCCCGTGCGCAACTTCCGCGAAGGCCGCCTGGCCCCGCCGGAGGCCTTCCGCATGGGGGGCCAGTACATCGCCCCCCTCAACAAGGCCCGGGGGGGCAAGCACACCCACGCCTGCATGCCCGGGTGCGTGATCCAGTGCTCCAACGTCATCGTGGACGAAAGGGGAGAGGAGATCGTCTCCCCCCTGGAGTACGAGACCATCGGGCTCCTTGGCACCAACTGCGGCCTCAACGACCCCGACCAGGTGGCCCACCTGAACCGCCTGGCCAACGACCTGGGGATTGACACCATCGAGGCGGGGGCCACCCTGGCCCTCCTCCTGGAGAAGGGGGAGGCCCCTTGGGGGGACTACGCCTTCTTGCGGAAAAAGCTGGAAGCCCTCTACACCCCTACGGAGGAGGCCCGTTTCCTGGCCCAGGGGACGGCCCGGGTGGGGGAGGCCTTGGGGCTTAAGCGGGTGCCGGTGATCAAGCGGCAGGCCATCTCCGCCTACGACCCCCGGGTGGTGGAGGCCACAGGGGTGACCATGATGGTCACCGCCCAAGGGGCGGACCACACCGCGGGGAACGCCCCCCGCCTCGAGACCCGGGCCATGCCGGTGGAGGAGATCCTTTTGGCGAGCCACCAGGCCCAGGTGAACGCCGCGGCCAACGACAGCCTGGGGCTTTGCGTGTTCGGGGGCAGCGTGACCAACAAGAACCAGGACCTGGTGCGGGAGGCCATCTTTGGGGTCTTGGGGGTGGAGCTTCCCGGGGAGTACTGGACCCGGCTCGGGGAGGAGGTGCTCCGGCTGGAGCACCGCTTCAACCACTTGGCGGGCTTCACCCACGAGGACGACCGCCTGCCCGCCTTCTTCTACGAGGAGCCCCTTCCCCCCAAGGGCTACACCGCCCGCTTCCGTCCGGAGGACCTGGCGCCCCTTTACGCCAAGCTCCACGGGGACTAG
- a CDS encoding endonuclease MutS2, protein MRDVLEVLEFPKVLALLAERAQTPLGQERALALLPLSREEAERRHRLTQEALTYPYRLPDAGGLRAAYEKALGGGRLSGQELLLAAEALEEAEALREELKGLEGLGAVAQGIGDHGRFTKRVRGAIDEEGRVKDEASPRLKAIRRELGPLRQQILDRLYALMDAHKEAIGERFITLRRERYCIPVRAGMAHKVPGILLDESESGATLFVEPFSVVRLNNRLQSLRLQEEEEVARILSELTALLAEDEGLSETLEALGLLDLLQAQAALARDLGLRPPRFGEGYALKEAFHPLIQNPVPNDLRLDGARRLLLISGPNMGGKTALLKTLGLAVLMAQAGLFVAAREATLEWPDRIFADIGDEQSLQESLSTFAGHLVRIKEALEGATEKSLVLIDELGSGTDPEEGAALAQAILERLLELGVKGAVTTHLSPLKAFAQGREGILNASMQFDLKTLRPTYRLLLGVPGRSYAFAIARRLGLPEGVLARAEALLPEAGRLEGLLELLERERLALEGERKALEALKAEAERLRAELARKEALWEEERAERLKALEREASERLKRLEAELKALRERARTEGKRDALKEVMALRARYLPKREAPPPPPGLAPGSPVEVPSLGQKGRVVELLGEEALVQVGPLKLRLKTAELKPLKEEAPPKAVTLRPKREVKEVDLRGLTVEEALLEVDHALEEARALGLSTLRLLHGKGTGALRNAIREALRRDKRVESFADAPPNEGGHGVTVVVLKA, encoded by the coding sequence GTGCGGGACGTCCTCGAGGTCCTGGAGTTCCCCAAGGTCCTAGCCCTCCTGGCGGAAAGGGCCCAGACCCCTTTGGGCCAAGAAAGGGCCTTGGCCCTCCTCCCCCTTTCCCGGGAGGAGGCCGAGCGCCGCCACCGCCTCACGCAGGAGGCCCTGACCTACCCCTACCGCCTCCCCGACGCGGGGGGCCTGAGGGCGGCCTACGAGAAGGCCCTCGGGGGGGGAAGGCTTTCCGGCCAAGAACTCCTCCTGGCGGCCGAGGCCCTGGAGGAGGCCGAGGCCCTGAGGGAGGAGCTGAAGGGGCTGGAGGGCCTGGGGGCGGTGGCCCAGGGCATCGGGGACCACGGCCGCTTCACCAAGCGGGTGCGGGGGGCCATCGACGAGGAGGGCCGGGTGAAGGACGAGGCGAGCCCCCGCCTCAAGGCCATCCGCCGGGAGCTTGGGCCCCTTCGCCAGCAGATCCTGGACCGGCTCTATGCCCTCATGGATGCCCACAAGGAGGCCATCGGGGAAAGGTTCATCACCCTGAGGCGGGAGCGCTACTGCATCCCCGTGCGGGCCGGAATGGCCCACAAGGTGCCCGGCATCCTCCTGGACGAGTCCGAGTCCGGGGCCACCCTCTTCGTGGAGCCCTTCTCCGTGGTGCGGCTCAACAACCGCCTGCAAAGCCTAAGGTTGCAGGAGGAAGAGGAGGTGGCCCGCATCCTCTCCGAGCTCACCGCCCTCCTGGCGGAGGACGAGGGGCTTTCGGAAACCCTCGAGGCCCTGGGCCTTTTGGACCTCCTCCAGGCCCAGGCCGCCCTGGCCCGGGACCTGGGGCTTAGGCCCCCCCGCTTCGGCGAGGGGTACGCGCTCAAGGAGGCCTTCCACCCCCTCATCCAAAACCCCGTCCCCAACGACCTCCGCCTGGATGGCGCCAGGCGCCTCCTCCTCATCTCCGGGCCCAACATGGGGGGGAAGACCGCCCTCCTCAAAACCCTGGGCCTTGCGGTGCTCATGGCCCAGGCCGGCCTCTTCGTGGCCGCCCGGGAAGCCACCCTGGAGTGGCCGGACCGCATCTTCGCCGACATCGGGGACGAGCAGTCCCTGCAGGAAAGCCTCTCCACCTTCGCGGGGCACCTGGTGCGCATCAAGGAGGCCCTGGAGGGGGCCACGGAGAAAAGCCTCGTCCTCATAGACGAGCTCGGAAGCGGCACCGACCCCGAGGAGGGGGCCGCCCTCGCCCAGGCCATCCTGGAGCGCCTCCTGGAGCTTGGGGTGAAGGGGGCCGTCACCACCCACCTCTCCCCCCTCAAGGCCTTCGCCCAAGGGCGGGAGGGGATCCTGAACGCCTCCATGCAGTTTGACCTGAAGACCCTCCGCCCCACCTACCGCCTGCTCCTGGGGGTGCCGGGGCGGAGCTACGCCTTCGCCATCGCAAGGAGGCTGGGCCTCCCCGAGGGGGTCCTGGCCCGGGCCGAGGCCCTCCTCCCCGAGGCGGGGCGGCTGGAGGGCCTCCTGGAGCTCTTGGAGAGGGAACGGCTTGCCCTGGAAGGGGAGCGGAAGGCCCTGGAGGCCCTAAAGGCCGAGGCGGAGCGCCTAAGGGCGGAGCTCGCCAGGAAGGAGGCCCTTTGGGAGGAGGAGCGGGCGGAGAGGCTAAAGGCCCTGGAAAGGGAGGCCTCCGAGCGGCTTAAGCGCCTCGAGGCCGAGCTCAAGGCCCTTCGGGAGCGGGCGCGCACCGAAGGCAAACGGGACGCCCTGAAGGAGGTCATGGCCCTAAGGGCCCGCTACCTCCCCAAGCGGGAAGCCCCCCCTCCCCCGCCCGGCCTGGCCCCGGGAAGCCCGGTGGAGGTCCCCTCCCTGGGGCAGAAGGGGCGGGTGGTGGAGCTTTTGGGGGAGGAGGCCCTGGTGCAGGTGGGCCCCCTCAAGCTCCGGCTCAAGACAGCGGAGCTGAAACCCCTCAAAGAGGAGGCCCCGCCCAAGGCCGTCACCCTTAGGCCCAAGCGGGAGGTCAAGGAGGTGGACCTCAGGGGGCTCACGGTGGAGGAGGCCCTTTTGGAGGTGGACCACGCCCTGGAGGAGGCCAGGGCCCTGGGCCTTTCCACCCTCCGCCTCCTCCACGGCAAGGGGACGGGGGCCCTTAGGAACGCCATCCGCGAGGCCCTAAGGCGGGACAAGCGGGTGGAGAGCTTCGCCGATGCCCCCCCTAACGAAGGGGGGCACGGGGTCACGGTGGTGGTCCTGAAGGCCTAG
- a CDS encoding amidohydrolase, translating into MRRVAGRVYVPDAQGRYRPYRALWVKEGRVAGLEPGQGEGEVVLPGFHDAHVHIWKIGQLLTDLLDLRGVGSLEALKRLLQERDRLLPPGAWVLGRGWNEALLGAWPTRAFLDGILPRRPVLLTRTCAHIHVANTQALRAAGIGPDTPSPPGGEVRYEEGLLLERAYGLLERAMPRRTVEDYQRYVLAGAHHLLSRGITSALEAGADPLLLEAYRRLDREGRLPLRVSVLAVVRPDGEETTYPLPEPYRSERLVVAGVKFFADGGLSGASAAVSRPYREVGGKGVLRLSAGELFELALPAHERGFFVATHAIGDVAILEVLEAYRRLYQARPLPVRHRLEHFGLPGPKALSLARALGVWAVPQPIFLEELRENFLRYLPQEFLPRCYPLARMARAGLSLAFSSDAPVVREVSPLKGALAAGRPLMGRGIPLARALFYYTQPEASGLPPAWLWPGHKADLAVWDRDPFRHPEEARVVRVEVDGAAVFTA; encoded by the coding sequence GTGAGGCGGGTGGCGGGCCGGGTCTATGTCCCCGACGCCCAGGGCCGGTACCGCCCCTACCGGGCCCTTTGGGTGAAGGAGGGGCGGGTGGCGGGCCTCGAGCCCGGGCAGGGGGAGGGGGAGGTGGTCCTGCCTGGCTTCCACGATGCCCACGTGCACATCTGGAAGATCGGCCAGCTCCTCACGGACCTCCTGGACCTCCGGGGGGTGGGGTCCCTCGAGGCGCTGAAGCGGCTCCTGCAAGAGCGGGACCGCCTCCTCCCCCCGGGGGCTTGGGTGCTCGGGCGGGGGTGGAACGAGGCCCTGCTGGGGGCCTGGCCCACCCGGGCCTTCCTGGACGGGATTCTTCCCCGCCGCCCGGTGCTCCTCACCCGCACCTGCGCCCACATCCACGTGGCCAACACCCAAGCCCTCCGCGCCGCGGGCATCGGTCCCGACACCCCAAGCCCCCCGGGGGGCGAGGTGCGCTATGAGGAGGGGCTCCTTCTGGAACGGGCCTATGGCCTTCTGGAACGGGCCATGCCCCGGCGCACGGTGGAGGATTACCAGCGCTATGTCCTGGCGGGGGCCCATCACCTCCTCAGCCGGGGGATCACCTCCGCCCTGGAAGCGGGGGCCGACCCCCTTCTCCTGGAGGCCTACCGCCGCCTGGACCGGGAGGGCCGCCTGCCCCTACGGGTGAGCGTCCTGGCCGTGGTGCGGCCCGATGGGGAGGAGACCACCTACCCTCTGCCCGAGCCCTACCGTTCCGAGCGCCTGGTGGTGGCCGGGGTGAAGTTCTTCGCGGACGGGGGCCTTTCCGGCGCTTCCGCGGCGGTGAGCCGGCCCTACCGGGAGGTGGGGGGAAAGGGGGTGCTAAGGCTTTCCGCGGGGGAGCTCTTCGAGCTGGCCCTGCCCGCCCACGAGAGGGGCTTCTTCGTGGCCACCCACGCCATCGGGGACGTGGCCATCCTGGAGGTCCTGGAGGCCTACCGCCGGCTTTACCAGGCCCGGCCCCTTCCCGTCCGCCACCGCCTGGAGCACTTCGGCCTGCCGGGGCCCAAGGCTTTAAGCCTGGCCCGGGCCTTGGGAGTCTGGGCCGTCCCCCAACCTATCTTTTTGGAGGAGCTGAGGGAGAACTTCCTCCGCTACCTTCCCCAGGAATTCCTCCCCCGGTGCTACCCCCTGGCCCGCATGGCCCGGGCGGGGCTTTCCCTGGCCTTCTCCTCCGATGCCCCGGTGGTGCGGGAGGTAAGCCCTCTGAAGGGGGCCCTGGCCGCGGGGCGGCCCTTGATGGGGAGGGGCATCCCCTTGGCCCGGGCCCTTTTCTACTACACTCAGCCTGAGGCCAGCGGTCTGCCCCCCGCCTGGCTTTGGCCAGGGCATAAGGCGGACCTGGCGGTGTGGGACCGGGACCCCTTCCGGCATCCGGAGGAGGCCCGGGTGGTGCGCGTGGAGGTGGACGGTGCGGCGGTCTTTACGGCTTGA
- a CDS encoding DUF72 domain-containing protein, whose amino-acid sequence MVLVGLKGYRGYPGGFRAYRKAFPTVELSWWHRAGDPKTIARLRALAPPGFRFSVFGHKHLTFRPSGEERRVLRRFLRRFRAFGEKRGAVRLLVPEVEPEAFGAWLDLLEEVEGELGRAPIAFQAPEALRGPIRKRGYALVNEEGGPFLYLLDPERVPEEGEGFAYFTNPPPGPTLIAEVDPD is encoded by the coding sequence ATGGTCCTGGTGGGCCTGAAGGGCTACCGGGGCTACCCCGGGGGGTTCAGGGCCTACCGGAAGGCCTTCCCCACGGTGGAGCTCTCCTGGTGGCACCGGGCGGGGGACCCCAAGACCATCGCCCGGCTTAGGGCCCTGGCCCCCCCCGGCTTCCGCTTCAGCGTCTTTGGCCACAAGCACCTCACCTTCCGCCCCTCGGGGGAGGAAAGGCGGGTCTTAAGGCGCTTCCTCCGCCGCTTTCGGGCTTTCGGGGAGAAGAGGGGGGCGGTGCGCCTTTTGGTGCCCGAGGTAGAGCCCGAGGCCTTCGGGGCCTGGCTGGACCTCTTGGAGGAGGTGGAGGGGGAGCTCGGACGCGCTCCCATCGCCTTCCAGGCCCCGGAAGCCCTCCGGGGGCCCATCCGAAAGCGGGGGTACGCCCTGGTGAACGAGGAAGGGGGACCTTTCCTCTACCTCCTGGACCCCGAACGGGTGCCGGAGGAGGGGGAGGGGTTCGCCTACTTCACAAACCCGCCCCCTGGACCTACACTCATAGCGGAGGTTGACCCGGATTGA